The window GTCACTGGCCACGATGTAGTAGTAGACAAGGCCGTTAGGTCCCAAGTCGGGATCCGAGGCGCTAACATGAGCAATGGAGGCTCCAGGCGGGTTGTTCTCAGCTACATGCACCGTGTAGGAGGCCTGGTGGAAAACTGGAACGTTGTCGTTGACATTAAGGATGTGCAGAGTGATGGTCTTGCTGGAGGAGAGCGGTGGATTGCCTTTGTCGGTAGCTGTGATCGTCACATTGTATTCTGGGATCTGCTCCCGGTCCAGGGCTCCATCTGTCACCAACCTGTATGTGTTTTTGGTATCTTGAACGATTTTAAAGGGAAACTTTCCTTTTAGTTGGCATAGGATTTCTCCATTAAATCCAGAATCTAGATCATGTGTTTTGATCAGGGCAATAGCAGTCCCCAGCTCAGCATCTTCTTGTATATGTTGGGATTCAGAAGCCAGGGTTACCTCCAGGGCATTGTCATTTTCATCTGAAATATCTATCTGTACTTTACAATATGTAGTGTGATGTCCACCATCCTTTGTTTCCACCCCAATTGTGTAGCTATCACTCTCTTGAAAGTCCAGTTCTCCAACAGTGGTGAGTTCCCCCGTTTTACTGTCCAGCTTGAACAATTGTCTCACTGCCTTACCAATACTGATGAAGGCATAGATGATCTCGGCATTAACGCCCTCATCCAAGTCAGTGGCCATCACTTTTAATACCAAGGAGCCAGCGGGCAGGTTCTCTGCAACACCGACCCTGTACATGTCCTGAGTAAATACTGGGGGGTTATCATTTGCGTCTGCGACAATTACCCTGATCTGGGTGGTACAGCTTCTGGAGGGCTCGCCCCCATCCACAGCTGCGAGGACCAGGTGGTGATGCGGCTGCTCTTCCCTGTCCAGGGGTGCTTTCAGTACCAGTTCTGGGTACCTACTGCCATCCAGGTTCTCCTTCTGAATTAAAAAGAAGTGCGGATCAGGGCTGAGGTAGTACTGCTGCAGCGAATTGACACCTACATCAGGATCCTGAGCAGATTCCAAGGCAAAGGTGGCTCCAGTGATCGCCAGTTCGCTGATTTCCAGCTCAGTGATATTTTCGCTAACGGTCGGTGGGTTGTCGTTAATATCCTGGATCAGCACGGTTACATGAAAAAAGTTTAAAGGCTTTTCAGCAACCATTTCAAATTCCAGAACACACGTTGACTTCTTGCCACAAATCTCCTCTTGGTCTATACGGTCGCTCACAAATAAGTCCCCATTTTCGGGGCGCACGGTAAAGAATTTCTTCTCTGCAATAACCCGCAGGTTCCGAGTAGGTAAATCCCCTACGCCAAAACCCAGGTCCTTGGCGAGGTTCCCTACCAGGGAGCCTCCTCCGCTATTCCGTCCAGCTCCTCGGGAATAGCGTAGCGGATCGGTTGGGAGAGCCCCTGGCCTAACAAAGAGAGCAGGAAGAGAAACAGCATTCGCCTCCGCTCTGCTGGGCCGCTCCATCCGGAGCTATTTCCCATCCCCCTCTCCGCGCCTTTGCCTTTCTAAATCCGAGGAGAGGAGATCTTTAAATAATCCCAAGACCTCTCTGAGCAGAACCAACTATTTGTTTTGTCTTGGTGCTTCGGTTCTCTGATGGGTGTCTCCGCTGCAGGAAGCCGGATAGAGAGTACACTTTTCTTCCAAGTTGGCTGCGGCGGGAGGAGTCAATACTTTGCACAGCACTAGCCAAGACCGGCACCCAGCGCCTCCGATGCAGAACTGCAGCAGTGGTGACTAAATCCTCTCCAAATAAGGAGCCAGTTAGGAGAAAAATCGGCAGTGTACTGATAGTGATactttcttcccattttaaaagaacttttaaaaaacattaaatatatttactatatctttagtctgttatttcttttaatttgagcTTCATCCATCCAAATCAAGTACCTTTTACTTGTCAAAGGGCAGAGATAATCTTGCTCAATCCCGTCAtgttttttagtttctattttcataaaatgGTCATAATAACATCTTCTCTGCTTACTTTAGTAGAAATGAGGAccaaataaaatgatacataGAAAAATCATACGAATGAAAGCTATTTTTGGTGATGGCAGAAGACGCAGTATAAAGATGCTTGAAATATCAGCTTCACGTGTATTGTTATTgcattctatttccttttcttctaactTCTAAAAGTTATAATCTCATAGCTTTTAGTTTCATCCTATgtttcactttcttctcttttatctttattatttcccccCAAAAGAAGTTACAGGTAATGAGGAAATGATTGACCTTATAAAATAGAAGTATAGCAAGAAGCAAGAGggtctcttttcctttgtttccaagtgtctacttttaattaaataagtatgattgaaatttttacttttttctgtagaggtggggtctcactatgttgcccaggctgggcgtCAACAcctggctttaagcaatcctcccacctcagcctcccaaagtgctgggattataaggcaTGAACCACCCTGGACCAGATGAAAAACTTTCACAGAAGACGTTTCTTCATACTACATCACAATTGTTCTGAACCGTACTGCTTCTTCTCAAGTAGCCTGACAATGATGTGTTTATTAGGATTGGGGAGTGAATTGTGAGTccttataattatattatttaattatgtaaGTAATCTTCCTGTCCACTTTTCCTTGGTCCCCAGTTTACCATCTGATCATACCAACCTTTTGTTATTTACACTTTTCCCTGGTCAATAACATGCCATTTTCCATGTTTCTCACAGGTGTCTTATAGTTTTAATTACATTTCCAAACCAGAAAATGTTCTTAAAGAAATTATCTTTAGCCTACATAATGTATTGTTATTCTAAAACCAGGCAGGTGTGCAGCAATAAGCAATGAGTTCCACACTGAATTTACCTTATAGTGGAAAAGCATTATAGCATCTTAAACTAGTCATGATATCCAGAATTCTGGACAGCCACTCATTGTCACCTTTATACAAACATCAAAAACATAACTGACTCAAGACTTTGCTCCAAAACATTCCAAAGCAAGGGCCTTCCCACACAATGCCAAGTGTTCATTGTATGAACACTTCAATTAGTATGAAAAATTATTCTTCAGAACACATATAAAACTAAATACtcagatatttaaaagtatatggtATATATAGTACGTACATTCAGAATGTATGGATCAAGCATTTTATAAAGTCTGTTAGTAGTTTATAGAGGgtttaaagatatttttccatTGCACAAAAAAGTTAACTCAGAGGAAGTGTACCCAAATCTATAACCTTTACTTTTTTTCCAAACACCCTACTCTGAGAagcatataacattttctttaaaaaaaaatggaaaagcaagtTTTCACATAGGAGTGAATGATGTCACACCTATTCTATAGATTCTCTTGTTACTCTTTGAATGCATTCACTATTCAGTGAGtttgtacattttacattttggtcAGAATGTCCgtgtgtgtacgtatgtgtgtttgtgtgtgtgtatgtgtatatatgtgtgtgtgtgtgtgtataattgaCTGCTctttaataatgtttaaaaaataaaaatcaagtgatCTTAGGTTCTTTAATGTGTCAATTAACCTTTCATGTGGTTGAGTAATGTAGCTTACTATcccatttgtaatattttattaccttttccCCTTATTTAGTCATTATTTGAAGCTGATGCTCAAGgtgttaaaagtacaaaatttgaaggattaagaatattttaataagaagCATCTGAAAATCATCTTCAGCAAATCAGATGCAGAATGGAAATCTAGTAGTCCTTTCATTACATAATACATCCTCCTGGAATTTGAGGCACTTAGACCAGTATTTCATTAAGGCACATCTATTAATTTAAGATGAACACATCCCTtagatatgaaatttaaaattttgaaccaTCCTTAAattgaattcttttttcaaatacaaCCTTAGACTCAAGTAATAAAGAAGAATTGCACCTACACTTAAAGAAAAGCTAACATTTCAGTAGGTGCTGATTTTAATAAGTAAAGGGTTTGTCTACAACAGAAGATGCCAGGTATGTGACATATTTACATCTATTGAATGCAGCAGTATGTAACTCTTTGGAGGCTTTACATCACAGAACAAAGCCCAACTTTAAGGTTCCTTTACACTGATTTCTTCTCTCAACAAGCCCACATATCCAATAATTACATGGCTTAACACAAACTTTCCAGACTTTAGAATGCTACATGTTATCATCACTATAAATTTAATCTACTTTTCTGATATTTATGATGCAGAAGTTCTCTGTACCTTTCCACTGATTTATGTAAATACtgtaaattatttccttaaacaaATTGCAGGTAGACTAAAATATCAATCCTACACATTATCCTTTCCAAAACACGTACACTAACGGTGTCTACGCAGACACTCAAAAGAGAACAATacatataacaatttgaattaaTAAAACATCTCTGCTATTAATAGAACTGCAGTTCCAATATAGCAAAATATTTGGgtaaaatgattatatttaacCACTTTCCTTTAAAGTATTTGTTTCACTTAAGTCTACAGATATCAGCTAGACTTCCCAAAAcagaatttgaaaacaaatggagaaagagtgaattgaaaaaaattaatctccaATAGagcaaataatattccactattTGCATAACTAGCTGATTTTGAATAtgacagataaatgaaaaaagaaacaaacaaaaatgttctggTCATCCTTACCGAAAGAGAAAACTAACCTGAACTCGCCGTTCTTCTTTGTTTGCATCTACCTTATCAGACATCAGAAGAGGCTCGCTTTTTTCACAGCTCTCTTCACTAAGGAGCGTGTCTGCATAGTTGGGCTGGGGAAAGATCAGGTGACTCTTCCTCGAGTCTGCGGTGAGGGAGACCTCGTGGGAATAGGTCTGCAGGAAAGCCCGAACCCCATCCATGCCCACAAAGTGTGAGGCGGGCACACTCGCCAACCTGCTGCCTTCAGCCTGAAGCAGGCGTGACTTGTGCCAGCGCCTCAGTCTGAGTGCCAGCAGCACAATGACAAAGGCCAAGAAGACGCAGGAGACTGCAGCCACTGCCACCACAAGATAGAATGTGAGATCCAAATCCTCAGGGTCAATGGGGGTCTTCATACTGCCAAGGTCAGCAAGGATGTCAGGGATCCTGTCTGCCACGGCCACCGTGACTGTGACGGTGGCTGACAGAGGGGGCTGGCCATGGTCTTCCACGGCCACTATGAGGCTCTGCTTGAGTGCGTCTCTGTCCAGCAGGGTCCGCGCTGTCCGCACTTCGCCTGTGTGCAGCCCAACCGCAAAGAGTCCAGGCTCGCTGGCCTTAAGCAGACGGTAGGATAGCCAGGCATTCTGGCCTGAATCTTTGTCCACCGCTACCACCTTGGTCACCAGGTAGCCAGGTTCTGCGGAGCGGGGCGCCAGCTCCACGCCCGTGGAACCGTCTGTGGGGAGGGTGGGGTACAGGATCTCGGGCGCATTGTCGTTCTGGTCCAGCACAAACAGGCTCAGTGACACGTTGCTGCTAAGTGGAGGGTTCCCATTGTCGCTGGCTGTCACCCACAACTGTAGGTCTCTCAACTGCTCATAATCGAAGGATCTCAGCGCATACAGGACACCGGTGTCAGAGTTAATGGAGACATAGGAGGACAAGGGCGCCCCCTGAAATGTGTCTTCAGCCAGGGAGTAGGTGACTCGAGCATTGTCGCCGCTGTCGGGGTCATGGGCTGTCACAGAGAAGATAGAGACACCTCTGGGGTTGTTTTCTGGGAGAGAGGTGGAATAGGAGGCTTGAGGGAAATTGGGTGGGTTGTCATTGACGTCTGCTACTTTCAAGGGGATGTGGTTTTCTGCAGAGAGGGGCGGGGTTCCATGGTCAATGACGGTTAAAGTGATATTATAATCTGAAGTCTCTTCTCTGTCCAGGTTTCTAGTTGTTAATAGGTGATAGTAATTATCAACTGACTTCTCCAGTTTAAAAGGCAAGTTCCTAGGAATAGAGCATGCAATCTCACCATTTTCTCCAGAATCACCATCATGTACACTAAACAGCGCGATTACAGTTCCTGGAAGACAGTCTTCAGAGAGGGAACTGGTCAGAGAGGTGAGGATCACTTCGGGGGCATTGTCATTCACATCCTGTACTGTGACCACCACCTTAGCGCTGGCAAGAAGAGCGCCTCCATCCTGAGCTACCACTTCCATGAGGTAGAATCTGGATTCTTCATAGTCCAGCGGTTGTAGAGTTGAGATTTCCCCCAGGTTGGAATCAAGATGGAAAGTCTCCGAAATTTTGTCTTCTTCATTGCGAAAAGAGTAGGTCAATTTCCCGTTTATTCCCTCATCTGGATCCGTGGCGGTTAGCGTGAGCAGCCGAGTGCCCACAGGTATGTTCTCCGGAACACTCACGCTGTACTCGGATGGCGTGAACAGGGGTGCATTGTCGTTTGCGTCGAGTACTGTAACACGGATGTGCGTGGTGCCGGAGAGTACCGGGTCTCCGCCATCTAAAGCTGTGAGGAGGAGGTCGTGAACAGTCTCTTTCTCGCGGTCTAGGGGCTGTTCCAACACCAGCTCCGGATACTTTTGTCCATCAGTTCCGCTTACCACATCCAGAGAGAAGTGCAGATTGGAGCTGAGCTGGTAACTCCGGAGGGAGTTCACACCCACATCTGCATCCCGCGCGAAGGGAAGCACTAAACGTGTCCCTGCAGCCGCATTTTCATTAACTTTGACTTTTAACTCCTCATCCCGGAAACGCGGGAAGTTATCATTAATATCGATTATTTCTACTTCTACtacaataattttcattttgttctcaaCTAAGATGTTAAAGTTCACCACACACAGCGGGCTCTGAGCGCAGAGCTCCTCCCGGTCTATCCTGCCCGCGGTGACCAAGCTGCCGCTTCGCGGGTTCAGAGCGAAAAGCTGCGTCCTACCTCTGGAGATGATGCGGACTCCGTGCTCCGCCAGCTCCCGGGGCTCCAGTCCAAGGTCCTTGGCGATGTTGCCGACGAAGGAGCCTTTGTCCAGCTCCTCCGGCATCGAGTAGCTGATCTGCCCGGATCCCGGTTGGCACAGCGTCCCCAGGAGCATGAAGGGCAGCAGCAGCTCTCCGCAGGCCCAGCGCCTCGGTGGACTCGCCATTGCCTTCTCTCTGCCCAATTTTCTCTTAGTTCTGGTTCAGCCTGCTGTTTCCTTATTTATCTAAAGCCGATGGGTACATATTCCCCGACGAAAATGGGCGTGGAGCGTTGGCTTTTCGTAGGAGCTTGTCTGGTTTGTGTGTTTAGTATGGAGGGAGCAGAGTCGGGTCGCCTCTGCTGCAGCTCCTTTCCCACTTTGGTCAACAGCGACGCTCAGAGTCCTAACCAGTGACTGCaccaaattccatttttatttctcctaagtttagttgtaattttatttctaataatgttGCCATATCCTTAATGTTTAACTGTGTAACATTGTCTATGACTGTTAATTCAGCTTTAATTCTGAAATAGCAAGACTTCCACAATTACTGAGATCAATATTATTAGATTCCAATAccttacaaaaattttatttaatgtgtcACTGGGGGAGCCTATGTCCTTTATTTACTTCTTACCTATGTTTAGTCCTTTAAATTAGGACATTCAAATTCTTACCTTTGTAGAATTCAAGATTTCATCTCTTTATTAGGATGCATTTAGGAAAACGTGCTTATTTGCACATAAGAATGCCAAGGAAACAAACCCAATTCTCAATGCACCTTTCCAAACAGGACTACTGATTTATATAAGTTATATTAGctgtcatatgcagaagaaatacAGATCTTTATTACTTGTGAGGACTTTGAGAAAGTTTCTCCACTATCTCAGACAGTGTTAGAGTAGGGTTAACTAAGCATTTTTACGTTTTTCTATTATCATGTTCAAATATTTGTAGTTCCAATGACAATCAGTATAGCAACTGTGGAGGGTGGGGCTTTATTTCATCATCTATGCAGGAAAGCATGACCAGATACTTATTGAGCAGTACTGAGTGGCCTTTCTATGTTGAGACAGTTATTTAGTGCTATCATCTTTATATgacaacagaaatagaaaaacctcttgattgaaaaaaatgaacatttcagaAAGTCATTTTGTTTAATGACACTTTcatagaaaactaagaaaataaaaattctatataaTTAGGAAATTCAAAAGCAAAGATTTGAGTAATATTTGGTAGAAAATGATGTGAACATAGGTTGTAAGATTTTTCTCAATGTGTAATTTTTCTCAAGAGCAATTTGTTAAAATGCATGTTAGAGAATGATTTCTCACATTTGTTAAATGCACTCTTTATAGCAGACACCTCAGACCTCAAACATTGCCTATCCTTTAGAAATATGCTTGTGATTCCAAGACACTTAGCTTACCCAGTGTGGGTCTTCAAGTCAATGGGACAATGTCCTACCCATGCCCTGCAATTAACAAGCCATGCCATTATGTAAAAGTCTTTCATCTTTGGTTCCCAATTTCCAAAAACTACTAAAATGAAGACTCTCTTTACTCTGAAGTACTATGATGCTAAgaggaagtaaaacaaaaatttgaataATAAAGAGCCTGAAGGTGAAAGTAATTGCCTAAAGTCCCAATCGTAACAAATCTTCAGAGAGAAGCAAAGacgaggaagaaaaagaaatacagtgcaGTACCTCATGTGATAAAGGTTTGCAATTATTGCTAAATAAATCTCACACTTCAGagagaaaacacttaaaattaagttaaataagaTTAAGATAATTAAGGCACAACATTGACCAAATCTAACTCACAGACAAAGAAATTGCAATGGAACTTCCTACCCAAATTAGGTGAAACAATAAAACcagaagtgaaaataaattaattaaagctCACCTTTAAAATAGTATCTGAGGCAAAAGGGACCCCAGCGTCTGCATGATTTGTATTTTGTTCCCAAGAGGCATTGTCACAGAGGAGATCTTGTGAGGGAACCAATTCCGGGGTTACGTTCAGAAAATTAAACTCTGTCTTGGCTGATTGTGAGGCAACACACAGGTTGTAGGAAAAGGGCAATGTTCCCTCACTGTAATTGGGGAGAACCCCAGGTCCAGGCTTGGAGCACTGACTAGACTGAAAGCAGCCCCAAGCGTCTGAACTGGAAGAGCGTCGCAGGCGCAGGGAGATTGCCAGAATCACCGCGAAGAGGAAGAGCACTGAGATCAAGGCCAAGGCCACCACCAGGTAAAACTGCAGTTCCGTCTGGGGGTCAGAGGGCTCAGGGCGGTCGCTAAGGTCTGGCAATACCTCTTGCAGGCTATCCGCGAAGATTAGGTGCAGCGTGGCGGTGGCGGAGAGTGGCGGCTGTCCTCCATCACGCACAGCGACCAGCAGGCGCTGGCGGGCCGCGTCCCTCTCGCCCAAGGCACGCGCTGTGCGCACCTCACCCGTGCGCAGCCCCAGGCTGAAGAGCCCGGGCTCGCTAGCCTGCAGCACGTGGTAGGACAGCCAAGCGTTGTGTCCCGAGTCTGCGTCCACCGCCACCACCTTGGTCACCAGGTAGCCGGGCTCTGCTGCGCGTGGCACCATATCGAAGAGGGCGGAGCCATCGGGCCCCAGCGCGGGGTACAACACCAGTGGCACATTGTCATTGAGGTCGCCCACTAACACGCGGAGGCTCACGTTGGCGCTGAGCGCAGGTGAGCCCTGGTCGGTGGCCTGCAGTGTGAGTTCGAAGGCGCGCAGCTGCTCATGATCGAAGGCGCGCTGCGCGAACACCACCCCGCTCTGCGCGCTCACGGACACGTAGGATAAAATCTCCCGCGGCTCCAGGTCGCTCGCTACGATGGAGTAGGAAACTTGGCCATTGGGGCCCAAGTCAGGGTCAGAGGCACTGATTTGAGCGATAGAGGCGCCAGGAGGATTGTTCTCTGCCACGTGAACCATGTAGCAAGTCTGTTGGAAAAGTGGGGCATTATCGTTGACGTCGGAGATGTGCAGGGTGACAATTATGCTGGAGGAGAGAGGCGGCTTGCCCCCGTCGGTGGCTGTGATGGTGAGATTGTATTCTGGGATCTCCTCCCGGTCCAGGGCGCCGTCTGTTATTAGTCTGTAATAGTTCTTTGAGGaagatttcaaaataaacttG is drawn from Theropithecus gelada isolate Dixy unplaced genomic scaffold, Tgel_1.0 HiC_scaffold_15891, whole genome shotgun sequence and contains these coding sequences:
- the LOC112617197 gene encoding protocadherin gamma-A5 → MASPPRRWACGELLLPFMLLGTLCQPGSGQISYSMPEELDKGSFVGNIAKDLGLEPRELAEHGVRIISRGRTQLFALNPRSGSLVTAGRIDREELCAQSPLCVVNFNILVENKMKIIVVEVEIIDINDNFPRFRDEELKVKVNENAAAGTRLVLPFARDADVGVNSLRSYQLSSNLHFSLDVVSGTDGQKYPELVLEQPLDREKETVHDLLLTALDGGDPVLSGTTHIRVTVLDANDNAPLFTPSEYSVSVPENIPVGTRLLTLTATDPDEGINGKLTYSFRNEEDKISETFHLDSNLGEISTLQPLDYEESRFYLMEVVAQDGGALLASAKVVVTVQDVNDNAPEVILTSLTSSLSEDCLPGTVIALFSVHDGDSGENGEIACSIPRNLPFKLEKSVDNYYHLLTTRNLDREETSDYNITLTVIDHGTPPLSAENHIPLKVADVNDNPPNFPQASYSTSLPENNPRGVSIFSVTAHDPDSGDNARVTYSLAEDTFQGAPLSSYVSINSDTGVLYALRSFDYEQLRDLQLWVTASDNGNPPLSSNVSLSLFVLDQNDNAPEILYPTLPTDGSTGVELAPRSAEPGYLVTKVVAVDKDSGQNAWLSYRLLKASEPGLFAVGLHTGEVRTARTLLDRDALKQSLIVAVEDHGQPPLSATVTVTVAVADRIPDILADLGSMKTPIDPEDLDLTFYLVVAVAAVSCVFLAFVIVLLALRLRRWHKSRLLQAEGSRLASVPASHFVGMDGVRAFLQTYSHEVSLTADSRKSHLIFPQPNYADTLLSEESCEKSEPLLMSDKVDANKEERRVQVSFLFR
- the LOC112617196 gene encoding LOW QUALITY PROTEIN: protocadherin gamma-B3-like (The sequence of the model RefSeq protein was modified relative to this genomic sequence to represent the inferred CDS: inserted 2 bases in 1 codon; deleted 2 bases in 1 codon), whose amino-acid sequence is MGNSSGWSGPAERRRMLFLFLLSLLGQGLSQPIRYAIPEELDGIAGGSLVGNLAKDLGFGVGDLPTRNLRVIAEKKFFTVRPENGDLFVSDRIDQEEICGKKSTCVLEFEMVAEKPLNFFHVTVLIQDINDNPPTVSENITELEISELAITGATFALESAQDPDVGVNSLQQYYLSPDPHFFLIQKENLDGSRYPELVLKAPLDREEQPHHHLVLAAVDGGEPSRSCTTQIRVIVADANDNPPVFTQDMYRVGVAENLPAGSLVLKVMATDLDEGVNAEIIYAFISIGKAVRQLFKLDSKTGELTTVGELDFQESDSYTIGVETKDGGHHTTYCKVQIDISDENDNALEVTLASESQHIQEDAELGTAIALIKTHDLDSGFNGEILCQLKGKFPFKIVQDTKNTYRLVTDGALDREQIPEYNVTITATDKGNPPLSSSKTITLHILNVNDNVPVFHQASYTVHVAENNPPGASIAHVSASDPDLGPNGLVYYYIVASDLEPRELSSYVSVSAQSGVVFVQRAFDHEQLRAFELTLQARDQGSPALSANVSLRVLVGDRNDNAPRVLYPALGPDGSALFDMVPHAAEPGYLVTKVVAVDADWGPNAWLSYHIQQPSEPGLLSLGLRTGEVRTARTLGDREAARQRLLVTVCDGGQPPLSATVTPHLIFADSLPEIQPDLSDRPTPSDLQAVLXFHLVVALALISVLFLLAVILAIALRLRRSSRPATEGYFQPGLYSKTVPGVLPNYSERTLLYSYSLCAASHSSNTEFKFLNIKAEDAAPQDLLCGEASWFESNDNPKMPSNSGNLQQVSFFKPFLP
- the LOC112617195 gene encoding protocadherin gamma-B2, which gives rise to MGKGAQGARGRQKMKTSAGRYGLVWWLQVLLPFLLSLFPGALSDQIRYSIPEELAKNSVVGNLAKDLGLSVRDLPARKLRVSAEREYFTVNPESGDLLVGDKIDREQICGKQPLCVLDFDTVAENPLNIFHIAVIVQDINDNTPLFKQSKIHLKIGESTKPGTTFPLDPALDSDVGPNSLQRYHLNDNEYFDLAEKQTPDGRKYPELILKHSLDREEHSFHQLVLTAVDGGDPPQSGTTQIRIQVTDANDNPPVFSQDVYRVTLREDVPPGFFVLQVTATDQDEGINAEITYSFHNVDEQVKRFFNLNEKTGEITTKDDLDFEIASSYTLSIEAKDPGDLAAHCSIQVEILDENDCAPEVIVTSVFTPLPEDSPPGTVIALIKTRDRDSGENGEVYCQVLGNAKFILKSSSKNYYRLITDGALDREEIPEYNLTITATDGGKPPLSSSIIVTLHISDVNDNAPLFQQTCYMVHVAENNPPGASIAQISASDPDLGPNGQVSYSIVASDLEPREILSYVSVSAQSGVVFAQRAFDHEQLRAFELTLQATDQGSPALSANVSLRVLVGDLNDNVPLVLYPALGPDGSALFDMVPRAAEPGYLVTKVVAVDADSGHNAWLSYHVLQASEPGLFSLGLRTGEVRTARALGERDAARQRLLVAVRDGGQPPLSATATLHLIFADSLQEVLPDLSDRPEPSDPQTELQFYLVVALALISVLFLFAVILAISLRLRRSSSSDAWGCFQSSQCSKPGPGVLPNYSEGTLPFSYNLCVASQSAKTEFNFLNVTPELVPSQDLLCDNASWEQNTNHADAGVPFASDTILKVSFN